From Lycium ferocissimum isolate CSIRO_LF1 chromosome 12, AGI_CSIRO_Lferr_CH_V1, whole genome shotgun sequence, one genomic window encodes:
- the LOC132040892 gene encoding F-box protein At1g30790-like — protein sequence MEKKVKEIPSEIVFQILGWLPVKSLNRFKCVSTSWSSMIFQHRPYGHIVVNVTSDNTRCAPRSGSMKAGLFCGPIRALTSSREQIQDLNVETFVEQLSLPYLCYENITPVVNGLACLYTGHQVSLFNMFTCEIMNLPLSSLHPESSKIWYALGFDPIDNVYKLFKVCAIPKPNQRTNYYEDDCGNKSDLVYEVLTFDTSSISEGKWREEIDKEYHCEFSNVNGQSYFVNGIIFWKFNGRIISFDVHQEKINIVEPPPVAPTRRFGQFEGHLALSYTHKDAPSYDSWILDIWMLEDHENSKWTKVTIKLPSHVEKYFYEATPIGNFPSGELVLSCFESQKVDNFFYTYDPIKRKFTRLMIDLPRSLALARRTEYPAHMACLFENMSNMNTPLDDLVAGSNK from the exons ATGGAGAAGAAAGTTAAAGAAATCCCATCAGAAATTGTGTTCCAAATTTTAGGTTGGCTACCAGTTAAATCTTTGAACAGATTTAAGTGTGTATCAACATCTTggtcttccatgatttttcaaCATAGGCCTTACGGCCACATAGTCGTAAATGTCACGTCGGATAACACTCGTTGCGCCCCTCGATCGGGTTCCATGAAAGCCGGTCTCTTTTGTGGGCCCATCCGTGCCCTCACCTCTTCCAGAGAGCAGATTCAGGATTTAAACGTG GAAACGTTTGTTGAACAATTAAGTTTGCCCTATTTGTGTTATGAAAACATTACTCCAGTTGTAAACGGACTTGCTTGTCTTTACACGGGCCATCAAGTTTCACTTTTTAACATGTTTACTTGCGAGATTATGAACCTTCCCTTGTCAAGTTTACATCCTGAATCTAGTAAAATTTGGTATGCACTTGGTTTTGATCCTATCGACAATGTGTACAAATTGTTTAAAGTTTGTGCCATTCCTAAACCTAATCAGAGAACCAATTACTACGAAGATGATTGTGGCAATAAATCTGACCTAGTCTACGAGGTCCTCACTTTCGATACAAGTTCAATATCAGAAGGGAAATGGAGAGAGGAAATTGATAAGGAATACCATTGCGAATTTTCTAATGTCAATGGTCAGAGTTACTTTGTAAATGGGATAATATTTTGGAAGTTTAATGGCCGTATTATTTCATTTGATGTCCACCAAGAAAAAATCAACATTGTTGAACCTCCACCAGTGGCTCCAACTAGAAGATTTGGTCAATTTGAGGGGCACCTAGCACTATCTTATACACATAAAGATGCTCCATCATATGATTCTTGGATTTTGGACATTTGGATGTTAGAAgatcatgaaaattctaaatgGACCAAGGTTACTATTAAATTGCCGTCACATGTTGAGAAATACTTTTATGAGGCTACACCTATTGGGAATTTTCCTTCTGGTGAATTGGTACTATCTTGCTTTGAATCTCAAAAGGTGGACAACTTTTTTTACACTTATGATCCAATCAAGAGAAAATTCACAAGATTGATGATTGATCTTCCTAGATCACTAGCATTGGCACGTCGAACGGAATATCCTGCTCATATGGCTTGTCTTTTCGAGAATATGTCTAATATGAACACTCCATTGGATGATTTAGTTGCCGGTAGCAACAAGTG